The region ACCAGAGGATCAGTCTTACTCATTACTGTGGCCGCTTGTCTTACACGGCTGGGCACAGGCGGTGTGCTGCTTTTTCTTGATTCGTTTAGAAGAATCACGCGGGTTCTACCGTCGTACAAGCATGATTCTGACAAATGTATGTGGGCTTCTGTTCGGAGGGTACGTGCAAGGGGCGAGCGAACAGGGTCCATTCTGTTTGATGCTCGTGTGAGGTGAATGATATTGTCTCAGAGTTAAGGTAAAAATTGGGCTTTTGTGAAAGATAGTATACGTGCGAGGTGAAATGCTCTCCGTAGTATTTTTTACAGGAATGGAAGAGGCTGAAAATGTACGGATTTGTGTTTCCAagttcaaaaacagaaacagtgtaCAGTAGTGGTTTCATGAAAAACCCTGTAGCTAGTTCAGCGTACTTATCAATGAGTAATGACTGTGGTTGTTACATGGCGGTCTGGGTGGCCTGTGGCGAAGCTGCTTCAGGCACTGTAATGAGGATTAATGAGTGTCACAGATTATACCCATAATGCTCGGTGGGCGTGACTGCAGTGAGCCTGTGACCTTACTGTGATTAATTGGGTCCTGTCTCAGGAGAGAGCGTCGCAATTAGCAGTAGATACAAGTTCTGTCGGACTTCAGTTCCATGGGCGTCAGTCTTTAAGTAGAAATTATACAGCTGCAGTATCAGTCTTCTGTCTCAAACTCTTTTGAGCTACAGTCTCACGGACTCTAAGGCTTCAGTTTCACACTCTTAAGAGTTTCAGAAATCCACTTTTGAGCTGCAGTCTCAGACACTAGAGCTTCAGTCTCACAAATTCTTTACAGTTAAAGAAATATACTTTTGAGCTGCAGTCTCAGACACTAGAGCTTCAgtctcacagtgtgtgtgtgtgtgtgtgtgtgtgtgcgtgcgtatgtctgtgtgtgtgtgtctgtgtgtgcctgtgtctgtgtgtgtgtgtgtgtgtctgtgtgtgtgtatctgcattcatgcatttgtgtgtgtgtgtgtgtgtgtgggtgtgtgtgtgtgtgtgtgtgtgtgtgtgtgtgtgtgtgggtgtgtctgtgtgtgtgtgtgtgtgtgtatatatatctgcatttatgcatgtctgtgtgtactgtacgtgcgCACACTGCTGATGCAGCCCTTTGCTCCCCCAGTCTGGACGGAGTGCCCTTCCTAATGCGCGACCGCACGCTGAGGAGGACCACGGACGTGGCGAAGGTCTTCCCGGCCCGGCAGTTCAACGACGCGTCCCTGTTCAACTGGACCGAGCTGCGCTCCCTCAACGCGGGGCAGTGGTTTCTAAAGGTGCCGCAGCTTTAACGAGCGGACCCTGCTAATTTAGCACCGTCGCGTTACAGCGATCCCTGCGCTGTTAGAAGCTCTAACGGATCGTCTGTTGTGGTTGTCCATGTATCTTTTCTGCAATCTGCATCCAAAGCAGCTGACTCCGCTAACGTTCTGCTACCACGTTGGGTGTGTCTGCCGCGGTggtgcaaaacacacacactctggcacATTTTTCTCAGATGAGAAGGTGTACctaaataccaaaaaaatgttctggtATTTTGATCATGTTTTTGATGGAcagatgaaatacgtgaaatacatttttaatggaagAAGGTCTTAGCATTTAgatctttattttactttagCATAAggaatatactgtacagcatatgTGACTTATTGTTTTTGGTATGATGTCATGTGTAGAATGAGCTGTACTCCAGCAAGTTGATACATGCAGCAGCTTCAGAACTGCCAACATAATTTTTAGTTCTGGTGCTTCACACACATCAAGTGCTAAGGCGGCTCGGGTCCTATGACTGAAGCCGCTGTGTCCACCTCCGCCCTAGGACGACCCCTACCGGACGGTCCAGTCCATGTCCCAGAGGGACCTGAACCGGGCGGGGAACCAGACCGTGTGCAGCCTGCAGGAGCTGCTCCGCGTGGTGGTCCGGTCCAACCGCTCGGTCGTCTTCAACCTGCGCAGGCCGCCGCCCGAGCACCCGCGCCACGGGAGCTGGGTCAACGACACGCTGCAGGCCTTCCGCAGATCCGGGATACCCAAGGAGCAGGTGAGGACGCGGGCCGCTGCTTTTTGGCCGGGCCACACCAGCGGGGccccagccctacaaacgcgaatgtctgtgactgactgactgactgagtgagttatgaagttacaccattggtcggccgagttatgaagttacaccattggtcggccagatcatgtgtgttaggcccagccatatactaggttttaacctggtcttgtatTCCTGGAATCTCGCGCTCCGCTCCATATTGATGCTGAAATGCCCAAGTTACAGCCCATTTCCGTCAGTTATGCATGGGGCCGGTGGCGAGGGCACTGCCCCCCGAGGCCCCGCCCTGCAGAGGCGTGGCTCAGTGTGCGACTCTGCTCTCCGCAGGTGATGTGGACCCCAGACTGGGGGCGGGAAATGGTGCAGCAGGAGGCTCCAGGCTTCCAGCAGATCTCCGGGGCCAAGCTGTCTGTGGAAGCTGCCCGGGAGCAAGGCCTCGTGGGGCTCCACTTGCACTACAGCCAGACCAGCGCGGTGGAAATCCGGTACGCTCACGGCCTGCCTTCAGGTCCCAGACTCAGGACTGAACTGCAATCACTGTGTTACGGTTGGCTAGTTTCAGAGTAATATTTGTTACATTATTGGGCTGGGTAATATACCACAATGATGATTATCGAATGCAAATTCCTCCcatcgtgtgtgtttgtgcgtgcacgCTTTTTTGTGCacgcgtgtttgtgcatgcgtgtgtttgtgtacgtgtgtgtgtttgtgtgtgcatgtgtttgtgcacgtgtgtgtttgtgcgtgcgcgtgtttgtgcacacatgtgtgtgtttgtgcgtgcgtgtgtttgtgcgtgtgtgtgtgtgtgtaacagggagCTCCTGGCGAACAACATGAGCCTCAGTCTGTACACTGTGAACGAGCCGTGGCTCTACTCCGTCCTGTGGTGCAGCGGCGTGTCCTCCATCTCCTCCGACGCCCCTCAAATCCTTAAAAAGGTGCCTAACCCCATCTGGCTCATGGTAagctcccctccccacacacaacaccactgCCACctggcacacacaggacacactgcagtcctcctcttccctgtttctgtctttgcacCTCTGCCCAATTTATTCCCAGTTTTCTCATAGGCTTCCTCCAGCACCACTATCTTTGCACCTCTCCCCAGTTTATTCCTAGTTTACTCATAAGCTTCCTCCAGCACGCACCGTTACAAAACCGCATCCATGGGAAACTATACATGCCAATGGAGTATGTTTTCTTTCTAAAAATGCATGATTTATACCTCTGTGAGGATGACATTTGTGCAATTCAGACAAGCTCCTGATCGACAGTCGGATTTGCGGTGTGTTAAAATGTACGttttactgccatctagtggagtGCCAAAATCGACCGCTCTCTTTTTTGTCACAGAGTCCAGAGGAATACTGCATGGTCTGGATAACTTCGGATCTTGTTTCCTTCGCTATTATAATAGGAATATTTGCATTCCAAAAGTAAGTAGcattttcactgtttgtttgcccgaatcacagaaaatgtttgtgatatttttgcTCTTAAGTGAATGCTCTATGTTTGTCAGTACCTTGAGTAGGAGTGCATTATTTGCAAACATTCACACTCATTAAATccatatttgtgtatttgtgtattgtTGTTCTGCTAATTAGCTCGGTAATGCCCAGAGAAGTTTTAATGGGATCTCCTCAAATAAAGCAGAAAGGCTTACTGACGTGCGGTCGGTTGTCTGTCCACCACACTGAACAGTCACCTGTGTTTAAAAGGGTGTGGTGGGCTGTGCAGCTGTAAGTGCACATGCTGTGCGGCATGGGTGCAGGCCATGACTTCTGCTCAGTCTGTCCATTCATTACCCATTCACAAGCACCACAAGTAATTGAAAGCACAGGGCTCATTACATTAAATTGCGTTACgctactggcatttagcagacgacCTTAACCACAGCCACTTGCACAACTGTTACTCTTAAAACATGGTGTCTTGGCCTTCTGAGGAGCCCTAACCAACTGACCGTAGAGTCAGCTGATCATATTATGGCTTTCAAGAAAGAATTTCCCACTTCAATGAAATTATCTATAgctaaactttttttattattatctatGACAGCCCCTCTTCATAGTTTGAGCAGTAAGATGCTGTTGTTGGATCATCttcatgtgatttaaaaaaatatatatgtttgcCTTCATTTGTTTAAGGCATGTATTTGGAATAAACTTTAGTAAACTGCTGAGCAATGTGATGACAATGGGCAAATGGTGCCTATATTCAACAGAtgataaatgtcttttttaagcTTTCTTTAAAATGGCCAGGAATGGCAAGAGTACTTTTCTGCATGTTTCaactgcattttaattgtgGTGTAGGCTCTTAAATATTCAGTGTGTATTATAATGCCTGCGAGAAGAGTTTCCCCTTGTGGCAGTCTGCTTCCCAATCAGGAAAAGAAACATAGTTTTCAAGATCATACACTAAGAAGTAGCGGTCTTGTAAAAGTTCACCATTGCATTAAGttacattatgttttttatttgcttagaATCTTAGTTCATTTGTTTCCTGTAAATTGTGTTGCCCAGGTGTTGGCATGCCTCTCATACAAAGCGAACCATTGCACATTCTCTCTGACTTTCCATTCATGTCGGTGTACCTGTGGTGTCTGTGCctagggactgtgtgtgtgagggtgtttcCAGCTTCAGAACTGACCTCTCcaccctgttctctctctgtctctctctctctctctctctctgcctggtGTGCATGCTCCTCTTCTCTGCTATAACTGGCACCTCTCAGCTGTCACATGATCAGGTAACGAGGACTCCTCTCCTGACCCATAATGCTTTTCTTCGATGCTGCCCCACTGTTCTTCCTGTTCCATCTTTCATTTGttgctctctcttcccccctttcTGCCTCTTCTGTGTTCTTTTCATCATTTCACACTCGCTTTTCTGCCATCTCTTCTCACTATGTATACACTTGCCTTTCCTTGTTTCtgttattgatttaaaaaagtgtGGAATGATAACCCATAAAGAAGGCCTTGTAATAACCACATATGACTGATGCctggtcagtgttttttttttttttttttaaattttggccTACTTGGTGCATAAATTTTGAGTGAACAGATTGCGCCTTAAAGTAATGTTGGCATGGCAAACAGAATTGCAGTACACTAAATGTCTGTGTTGTTTATGCCCCTGTCTCAGTGTTCTGGCCCCAGAACCCCATCCTTGGCCTATGCTGTAAATCTCACGGGAAAGACTGCCGTAGAATCTGGGAAATGTTATTGGCACATTGCaataagaaacacaaacaggctgAAGCTATTAGGACCCAGAGTTTGTTACTTTCCACAGTAAACTTCACTTCAGTCTTCAACATTACCTCCACTCTGAGTGCACCCTTGTGCTGTTTAATAATATTTCTATGGACAGTTTAATTTTCCTTGGGTTTAATGAGTTCAGTTTGTCTTACTTTTCAGCTCTCTTGATATATGGCTATAGGGTGTGCTAAATGTCTGttaatatatttgtatctgcCTGTccaatatgttcattttttatgtgttgacatttttaaacagctgagTTTAGAGATCCCATATATTAGAATATGATACACTTGACGTTTAGATGTAGTTTACTGTGTATATCCATTCGAAAATCACCGTATGGAGCGTAACAGtggaaatgttttcttgttcCTTAGTTTGTTACATGTTGGTTATATGTGCGAAAAACTAGATGGTTTTCAGGGAAGAACGTTTTTTTcaagacatttatttaactgaTCTTTCAACTAAAGGAACTACTGATGATTTTCGACAGTTGATTAAATGCCTGTGTACATACACAATATGGCTAGTATGTGGACAcgtgacatccaacatctcatacaAAATATTGGCCTTAATACAGAGTTGGtccactctttgctgctataacaacctccattcttctgggaaggctttatactagatgttggagcattgctgctgagATTTGCTTCTATTCCGTTTGAAGACCATTAGAGAGGTCGGGCACTCTTTGGGCTGTTAGGCCTTGGCtggcagttggctttccaattgatcccaaaggtgttggatggggttgaggtcagggctctgtgcaggccagttatGTTTTACCACACCGTTcttgaaataaacatttcaatatggacctcgctgtttGCCCGGTGGCATTgtaatgctgaaacaggaaagggccttccccaaactgaaGCACAaaatcgtctagaatgtcattgtacgctgtagcattaagatttgccttcactgtggaactaaggggcctagcccaaaccatgaataACAGCCCCAGaacaaggggtgtccacatacttttggtcatatagtgtatatttcacaagcATTTgatgcgtttgtgcgtgcgtgcatttctGCGCACATCTGTGCGTACGTGcacttgtgcatgcatgcatctgtgcatgCGTTCATTGACACGAGAGCGCTGATCCCTGAGGGCAGGCGGTAGATGCGACGTGGCGCTGCTGCTCACTCTGCCCCCGCACCCTGCCGCAGGTGGAGGCTGAGCGGCATGCGCAGCTACAACCCCGAGCAGATCATGCTGAGCGCCGCCGCCGTCCGCAGCTCCAGCCGCGACGTCAGCCTCATGAAGGAGAAGCTCATCTTCTCAGGTAAAGAGAGCGGAGACGCGGCGGGGCCCTCACGCAgcctcgtcctcctcttcctcctgcttcGCAGTTCTGCCGCTGACGCATGCTTCCTCTGTCTCAGAGTGCGTCTCGTGTGCGTCTGctctccctccattcctccATCCTCCCGTCTCCTCCAGTACCCTTCCACTGTGCCCCAACACTCCACAGCCTCTAACTGCCtgacccccgcctccccctcccctcccctcctgcatGGGAGCTCAGTACTTACAGGATGTGAGAGGTGAGTTTTGCTGCCCATTCCACCTCCGTCAACTCTAATCAGAAAAGATCGCAATCCATCAAGCTGGTGAAAGGGCtcttggagttttttttttctgaaaataaaaacccaaaaacaaaccaaaccatGAAAGTTGTTTGAAACGACAAGCCTTACAATATCTTGTAAACGCCAGCTACTTGGAATATTTTTGGTGTGCCCAACCAAGTTTTCTCTCCCTGATGGCTTATTGAAATTTTATATAGCTAAGACTAAAAGTTTGGCTGCAGTTAGATGCctttcagaaataataaaagtaagCTTGTGTCAGTTGCTCTTCAGAGAAAACCTAGCAATAAGCAAGGTTGGAatgaagggaggaggggaaaatATGGTCTCGTCACTCTTCTGTGATGTGCTTTGTGAGCTCATCATGACCTCTGTCataagttttttgtttatagTTGTCTCTGCTGCATGCTTCTCTCATAATTTCGATTCGTCATCAAATTGGCCATTTCTGGTTACTTGGCTTGCAAAAGCTGCCAATTGCCATTCACCAGTGGAGACTGGCTCTTTGAATTTCATGCTGGGTACTTGTGGATAGTGAATACTCTGTTTGACTTTGCATGTTTGAGCTTATTTTGTTCAATTCTCGCCTAGACCTTTTGGTTTAGACGGTTTGTGTTTGACCATTGACTCGTTTTATCCGACTCTGATTCTTGCCTTGGCCCTAGTTTGTTTGCCCAGTGGATGTTGTGTGTTTGACTCGTTCAATTCAACCTCGACTCTCATTTTTCCCTTCTGCTTGCTGTGTATTGACTCCAGTATTTGCAAAttgtttttgattaatttttgaACGTAACACTGGGTGGAGGTTGTTAACCTCTTCTGCTTGGCGCCATGCTCTGGAATAGTCATGATTCTTTGcgtcatttaccatttaccattgtgGTATGTAATGTATTGGGGTCTTGTTGGATTAAAAAAGCTCAGCGTTTGTACCCAGCAAGACTTTGAAGACTAGTTAGCTAGTTTCGGGTTGGCAGATAGGGACCGGAGTTTCTCGCCTGTCTGTAGTTTTCATTCCTATTACCCATTCCCCTCTCGCTCCCCTTTTCCTTCTTCCTGTTACGATCTGACCTAGACCGGGTCGTAACCGAGCGCAATGGCAGTTGATATGCGTGCTATATGAAGATGAGATGTATTTGTCGATGGATTGATTGATTCTCTTGTGCCGTCCTGGTAGAAATAAACAATGGCACCAGCAGCGCAGAGGAGCTGTCGCTGTACTCGGGGAACGGATACGACGGCTACACCAATGAAGGCATCGCCCACTGATATTGGAACTGGCACTGTATCTCTGACTTTCTACCCACTAAAGAAAGAGACCAAGCTTTTTAAAAGtgatttttcctttctttcagtgatgtttttgttttgttttttgttttgttttttcacgaCTGTTTTAAAGGATACAGTCAAAACACCAATGAATGGGAATATATTTTCTGAACTACTGTGGACTGAAGACTGAAGCTTCACTGgttgtgtacatttttgtaaaaatggctCTCATTTCTGTTGTGTTTAGCATGAAGATATTCCGCATAGAATTTAAACATGTGGTGGTCACCAAGAACAAGTTCCAACAAAGCCGACTTTCAAAGCAAGGAGGTGGAggggaaatttatttttaaggtttctgtttcagatggcagccattttcctcTACTGCCCCAAACTCTTGTGGGTATTAAGGCCAGGCTATATacattttccccattcattcttTTCAGTATCCTCATAGAGTAATGAACGCAGAGGCAATCTGCTGTTACTTGGCTGCTGCGCTTCAGGGAAACAGTTTTGCTTCCAGCCTTGTCTTGTTAAAACACATCTGATATGGTTTGCGGTAGGAAACCAACCAACACCAATTAGTACACTGCGTGTTTGTGAtataaaaggtttatttttaatccaagAGGAAGCACGTATTGCAGATGACATattattagatttttaaaaaccatgcaCATGGGGGAAACTATATCAAAGAGGGGTAAtcttctgctgggggggggggctcaatcCCAGTTAtcctgttctagtgtgtggatgggctccacaGTCTGGTGTGGAATCCGGACGGTGCCAGTGCTGTCCGTGGCCTGTGTGGCCCTGTGGGGCGACACACAATCAGCCCCAGAGTCCCCCAGGGAAGGGGAAGGTTTCACCCAGCTGGGATCAAAGCACCTCATCCCTCGATAGCAACTCCTGCTGGTCGATCCGGTGTTCGCCTGATGAGCTGGGCGTGAAGTTTCTATCTCCGACTCGTGTCTGTCCGAGCCGGACTTGTGCACTGTAGTATGGCAAGAAGCGAGAGCTGACAGGGAATATGGTTGTCTGCATTCTGCCCAGTGAACAGAGTACATTCTAGCATTTGGGACAGGGGACTGGGAATTCCACACCGGGAGGAAAAGGGGTAAATCTTGTTTAAATGGAACTTCATGTTAAATTAAGGATACAGCACTTTGTGCTTGATTTTCCAGTGGCTATATTAAAGGGTTGGAACTCTAAAAACATGAGGATATGGATATCTTGCTCAGGTAACGAGAACCCATTAACTGAACCTGGTGAAATGTGTGCGCTTTCTAATAATGTATGTGAAGTATGTGAAATGAAACCATTGGAACTCCCACCCTCCCTGTGCTATGCTACGTGGTGTGGTGCTTATAACTGTACATTATGGCCATAGAATGTGCATCAGATATTGTGTTCTATTGGAGATGTGGTTTAATTGCAAGCAGTAATGTTGTTCTAGTCTTTGGGTATTAATTCAATTTGTGCATCCTCCACAGGAAAATTCACTGCACTTGACTATCAGATTATAAAAAAAGTCCATTGCATGTGTTCTGCTtatgtcatattttattaaacatgACATTAAATTTATGGTTTGTAGAAATATATGAACAGTGCTGATGTATGCAATTTTTGATTTAAGTAAGAATATGTTATGCAGTATGGTataaaaatggagaaaacaaTGAATCAGCTGAATTGCACCCACATTTATTGTTATCTTTCCATATTAGTTTGCCCCAATCAGTGGACTACCTGGGGCTGCCTTAATTTGCCAATATCCAGGTAAAGAACAACAGCAATACTTTTGAGAGGTAGAAGTAGTAGTTTGAAGTAGATGTCACAAAAAACGCTCTGGCATTGATTCATGTTAATAGGTCCTTATTtgtaaaagcaaattaaaatgaattatttgaatGAGAAATTCAGCTACAcgtgaaataaattttaaaaattgcacatAAAATGCCTgggcatatttaatatttcaatcCAGGCCATTATGTTAACTTTTCCAAAAGAAAATGGGGTCATTCTGATGttctttcttctttaaaaccaacTACCTTTCAGGCTGGTACACTGCCCATACAAACAACTGTCTCCTCCCCACAGGCTTCTCTTCCCTGTGTGTTGCTGGAAGGCAGTTTTACCAGTTAGTATTTGTTATGTCTCCTTTCATATTGTAGGTTAAAGACGCCTCTTGAATTCAATTTAACTGCTTCACATGAGACCCAGGGAAGAGTGCATCATCATAGCATCTTTAATCGTGGCTACAGAGAACCTTTTATACAAAGtagcgtttttttcttcttctgttgaATTGTGGTTGTATGTCTCATACAATCTTTCTATTGAATCACTGAATCGTATTACAACTCTGTAAGCCtgctaaaaaatgtaatacatatactgtattttggtTGGGACAGATTTTAGTATTGTGTCCAAGATGTGCTGGAAACATCTTCATTGTATGAAATGAGTGAATGTGTTATGTTATCACTGctgcttttgtctgtttttttattttattcatttttgttacattgtattttttattctgtgaatGAATATTCGAATCATCAGCTTTAGATCAATACCAGTCAACCAATAGCAAGCTATCATTGGAGAGAGATGTCCTGGAAGTCTTTTGAACATTCAGAAATTCAAATTTCACTAAACGGGGCTCATTATTATGTTCTTATAATTCATTTAGATACAGTGCAATGCTAATTTATTTAACTCCCTCTATCCCTACCCCACCCAAATCTAATAAAGCAAAATTTCTTGACTCACTTCAAATGGTTCCACAgcatttatacatacattatatgCATTCAATATGCGAATAGGTTCTATGTATTTGTCTTGTATAACTGCTTGTACATTCCTAACTGTGTTCGGGGATGAACTGAACCACATTAAAGAACATCTCGTCACCAATGATTATAAAACTaagtaaacaaaatattaaagaataacattcattttcagattcGATTATAGTTTTCAGTACAATTTGCTGCATAACCagtatgtaatttatttgtacTTGGGCGTAACTTTAGCTTTAACCATGTAGCTACAGTATTACCCCACCAGGGGGCAAGTGACTGGATTGGAAATGATCCAGCTTGGGGTAGGCTAATGCAATTTTTTCTAGAAATGGCATGCCACTCTTAATGGAAATAATTACCATAAATGAATATGTCCCTAAGGTACAATCTTTCAAAGTGAATGGAGTGTTCACAAgttatgtatgtacatttttaatgcagagtGGTACAACCTGCGGTTGTAGAAGCTTGGAGCTCCACATGAACTTCAGACCTCCAAGCTCCTACAACCACAGTTCATGCCACTCTGCTGTTTGTATTGAGATAAAAGATAAATTTGGCCATTTTATTATACGTAATTATTGCGTTATTTCATAGTTTTGTATCCATGAAGCACTTGGACAAAAGATATTGTTTATTACAAAGTAGTTTAAATGCAGAcaccttttaaatttttattttaaaatattaagttTCAAAGGCAGTAAGTCATACAATGGTAAAAATATAAGTGGCCACATTAAGGACCAGTTGTACATACACTACCGATAACAAGTTTTAGAAAACTcctatttttacagttttattgaaatgtaagcagttcaagtccagtgaatgacctgaaatgaTACAAAGGTAAGTAGTAAATTGctagaggttaaaaaaaaagtttaggttaccaaaaactgaaaaataatgtacatttcagagtaataaaaaatacctttttcaGGGAAAAAGTAATGGATTAACaaccaccaccaggtggcaaatgtgagcactcaaaaACCATATCTGACACTTTAACCGTGGGAGGCAGGAGCAAAGTAAAACAGTATTACCGCTGCTCTTATGTTAATGGGAATggagaggaaaatacattataaagaCAAGCTGAAAATAGGGACATGCTTGTTatctcaaagacatgcatgttaggtgcgctcctgcagttgcccttgaccaaggcactagCCTCAGAActggcgctgcactgtggctgcccactgctcctaagtaactaggatgggtcaaatgcagaggacaaataaCCACAGGTTCAATAAAGTATGTATATGACCCTTATTTTGTGGTATTTCATGAATTGACTGTCATAAGGTTATTCAACAACTTTGTTCAACGcgtacttacatagcaatagtTTTGAGCCAGCACTCTCCATTCAGTTCTCTTGATTGTCAGTGACAAATGTGGCTCAATCAAAGAATCAAACCTcgcaatgtaggctacaacatgTACCAGATctaattttaaagaaatgagAACAAACTCACAGTAACCTTTTTATTACTTTagtaatgcatgtgtgtattctaCAGTCACATAGTATCTTGAAATACAaaacaagttattgtatatacagtatttgccAATGGCCCAGTGCATTCATTTTACggtgtattcttttttttcagtaaaagatCTCAAGGCTGTTGGAAATAGCTTAACACTGTCTAGCATAAAAGCAAGTgcatcctcacaca is a window of Anguilla rostrata isolate EN2019 chromosome 9, ASM1855537v3, whole genome shotgun sequence DNA encoding:
- the LOC135262769 gene encoding glycerophosphodiester phosphodiesterase domain-containing protein 5-like isoform X4, producing MVKHQPLQVYERQLCLSCLTGIYGCRWKRYQRSHDDSSKWECVWFLILTSTFLLLLVWSYFWWAAQNDYGEFNWVLYNRSGEWTDGTVPILATTAAGFTYVSFLMMLALCHVAVGQQLNLYWLHKIGVTAAMMTTITGVISINELWGKEWDIIAISLQATGLFLHLGALVAITALSWLMAGQVIRFEKTRFQLVVLLVYLSVLLALYLAPLTITSPCLMDRASLKQRPDVIGHRGAPMLAPENTVMSFNKAVQHKVNGLEADVTVSLDGVPFLMRDRTLRRTTDVAKVFPARQFNDASLFNWTELRSLNAGQWFLKDDPYRTVQSMSQRDLNRAGNQTVCSLQELLRVVVRSNRSVVFNLRRPPPEHPRHGSWVNDTLQAFRRSGIPKEQVMWTPDWGREMVQQEAPGFQQISGAKLSVEAAREQGLVGLHLHYSQTSAVEIRELLANNMSLSLYTVNEPWLYSVLWCSGVSSISSDAPQILKKVPNPIWLMSPEEYCMVWITSDLVSFAIIIGIFAFQKWRLSGMRSYNPEQIMLSAAAVRSSSRDVSLMKEKLIFSEINNGTSSAEELSLYSGNGYDGYTNEGIAH
- the LOC135262769 gene encoding glycerophosphodiester phosphodiesterase domain-containing protein 5-like isoform X6 yields the protein MVKHQPLQVYERQLCLSCLTGIYGCRWKRYQRSHDDSSKWECVWFLILTSTFLLLLVWSYFWWAAQNDYGEFNWVLYNRSGEWTDGTVPILATTAAGFTYVSFLMMLALCHVAVGQQLNLYWLHKIGVTAAMMTTITGVISINELWGKEWDIIAISLQATGLFLHLGALVAITALSWLMAGQVIRFEKTRFQLVVLLVYLSVLLALYLAPLTITSPCLMDRASLKQRPDVIGHRGAPMLAPENTVMSFNKAVQHKVNGLEADVTVSLDGVPFLMRDRTLRRTTDVAKVFPARQFNDASLFNWTELRSLNAGQWFLKDDPYRTVQSMSQRDLNRAGNQTVCSLQELLRVVVRSNRSVVFNLRRPPPEHPRHGSWVNDTLQAFRRSGIPKEQVMWTPDWGREMVQQEAPGFQQISGAKLSVEAAREQGLVGLHLHYSQTSAVEIRELLANNMSLSLYTVNEPWLYSVLWCSGVSSISSDAPQILKKVPNPIWLMSPEEYCMVWITSDLVSFAIIIGIFAFQKWRLSGMRSYNPEQIMLSAAAVRSSSRDVSLMKEKLIFSVPFHCAPTLHSL